In the genome of Neovison vison isolate M4711 chromosome 3, ASM_NN_V1, whole genome shotgun sequence, one region contains:
- the TTC30B gene encoding tetratricopeptide repeat protein 30B — protein MAGLSGAHIPDGEFTAVVYRLIRDSRYAEAVQLLGGELQRSPRSRAGLSLLGYCYYRLQEFALAAECYEQLGQLHPELEQYRLYQAQALYKACLYPEATRVAFLLLDNPAYHGRVLRLQAAIKYSEGDLPGAKSLVEQLLSGEGGDDSGGENELDGQVNLGCLLYKEGQYEAACAKFLAALQASGYRPDLSYNLALANYSSRHYAPALKYIADIIERGIRQHPELGVGMTTEGIDVRSVGNTLVLHQTALVEAFNLKAAIEYQLRNYEAAQEALTDMPPRAEEELDPVTLHNQALMNMDARPTEGFEKLQFLLQQNPFPPETFGNLLLLYCKYEYFDLAADVLAENAHLTYRLLTPYLYDFLDAMITCQTAPEEAFIKLDGLAGMLTEQLRRLTIQVQEARHNRDDEAVKKAVNEYDDTLEKYIPVLMAQAKIYWNLENYAMVEKIFRKSVEFCNDHDVWKLNVAHVLFMQENKYKEAIGFYEPIVKKHYDNILNVSAIVLANLCVSYIMTSQNEEAEELMRKIEKEEEQLSYDDPDKKIYHLCIVNLVIGTLYCAKGNYDFGISRVIKSLEPYHKKLGTDTWYYAKRCFLSLLENMSKHTIMLRDSVIQECVQFLQHCELYGRNIPAVIEQPLEEERMHSGKNTVTYESRQLKALIYEIIGWNI, from the coding sequence ATGGCCGGGCTCAGCGGCGCGCACATCCCCGATGGGGAGTTCACCGCGGTCGTGTACCGCCTCATCCGCGACTCCCGCTACGCCGAGGCCGTGCAGCTGCTGGGCGGCGAGCTCCAGCGGAGCCCGAGGAGCCGCGCCGGCCTGTCGCTGCTGGGCTACTGCTACTACCGCCTGCAGGAGTTCGCGCTGGCCGCCGAGTGCTATGAGCAGCTGGGCCAGCTGCACCCCGAGCTGGAGCAGTACCGCCTGTACCAGGCCCAGGCCCTGTACAAGGCGTGCCTCTACCCAGAGGCCACGCGGGTGGCCTTCCTCCTGCTGGACAACCCCGCCTACCACGGCCGGGTCCTCCGCCTGCAGGCCGCCATCAAGTACAGCGAGGGCGACCTGCCCGGGGCCAAGAGCCTGGTGGAGCAGCTGCTGAGTGGGGAAGGGGGCGACGACAGTGGGGGCGAGAACGAACTGGACGGCCAGGTCAACCTGGGTTGTTTGCTCTACAAGGAGGGACAGTACGAAGCCGCGTGCGCCAAGTTCCTCGCGGCCCTGCAGGCTTCGGGCTACCGGCCTGACCTCTCCTACAACCTGGCTTTGGCCAATTACAGCAGCCGGCACTACGCCCCGGCGCTCAAGTACATCGCCGACATCATTGAGCGTGGCATCCGCCAGCACCCGGAGCTAGGCGTGGGCATGACCACGGAGGGCATCGATGTGCGAAGTGTTGGCAACACCTTAGTCCTTCACCAGACTGCCCTGGTGGAAGCCTTCAACCTCAAGGCCGCCATCGAGTACCAACTGCGAAACTACGAGGCGGCCCAGGAAGCCCTCACGGACATGCCACCTAGGGCAGAAGAAGAGTTAGACCCCGTGACCCTGCACAACCAGGCGctcatgaacatggatgccagGCCTACCGAGGGGTTTGAAAAGCTGCAGTTTTTGCTCCAGCAGAACCCCTTCCCTCCGGAGACCTTTGGCAACCTGCTGCTGCTCTACTGTAAGTACGAGTATTTTGACCTGGCAGCCGATGTCCTGGCGGAGAATGCCCATTTGACCTACAGGCTGCTCACACCCTATCTCTATGACTTCCTGGACGCCATGATCACTTGCCAGACAGCCCCAGAAGAGGCTTTCATTAAGCTGGACGGGCTGGCAGGGATGCTGACTGAACAGCTCCGGAGACTCACCATACAAGTACAGGAAGCAAGACACAATAGAGATGATGAAGCTGTCAAAAAGGCAGTGAATGAGTACGATGACACTCTGGAGAAGTACATTCCCGTGTTGATGGCCCAGGCAAAGATCTACTGGAACCTTGAGAATTATGCAATGGTGGAAAAGATCTTCCGCAAGTCTGTGGAATTCTGTAACGACCATGATGTGTGGAAGCTGAACGTGGCTCATGTCCTGTTCATGcaggaaaacaaatacaaagaagCTATCGGTTTCTATGAACCCATCGTCAAGAAGCACTATGACAACATCCTGAATGTCAGTGCTATTGTGCTGGCTAACCTGTGTGTTTCATACATTATGACAAGTCAGAATGAAGAAGCCGAGGAGTTGATGAGGAAGATCgagaaggaggaagagcagcTGTCCTATGATGACCCAGATAAGAAAATCTACCACCTCTGCATTGTGAATTTGGTGATAGGGACGCTCTACTGTGCCAAAGGAAATTACGACTTTGGTATTTCTCGGGTTATCAAAAGCCTGGAACCCTATCATAAGAAACTGGGAACTGATACGTGGTATTATGCTAAAAGATGCTTCCTCTCCTTGTTAGAAAACATGTCAAAACATACGATCATGCTTcgtgacagtgttattcaagaaTGTGTCCAGTTTCTACAACACTGTGAACTTTATGGCAGGAACATACCTGCTGTTATTGAACAACccctggaagaagaaagaatgcatAGTGGAAAGAATACAGTCACATATGAATCCAGACAGTTAAAAGCTTTGATTTATGAGATTATAGGATGGAATATATAG